From one Melospiza melodia melodia isolate bMelMel2 chromosome 4, bMelMel2.pri, whole genome shotgun sequence genomic stretch:
- the MRPS35 gene encoding small ribosomal subunit protein mS35 isoform X2, whose amino-acid sequence MGTRRFVVGARGSVRRRGRTPQFVRSAAPPRTERMAVDQDWSSVYPTAASFKPASVPLPIRMGYPVKRGVPPSKEGNLELIKIPNFLHLTPPAIKKHCAALKDFCTEWPSALDSDEKCEQHFPIEVETVDYVSSGTSIRNPKARVVTLRVKLSNLNLDDHAKKKLIKLVGERYCQETDVLTITTDRCPLRRQNYDYGMHLLTVLYHESWKTEKWESEKSEEDMEEYIWENSQSQKNALDTLLRIKASENVSNVTKEELLASEVVKNYRNSVIALKNEGETESNISQYKESVKKLLNIQA is encoded by the exons ATGGGGACGCGCCGCTTTGTCGTCGGCGCCCGCG GCTCAGTAAGGAGAAGAGGCAGGACACCACAGTTTGTAAGATCA GCTGCACCCCCCAGGACAGAGAGGATGGCTGTGGATCAGGACTGGAGCAGTGTGTACCCAACAGCAGCTTCCTTCAAACCTGCCTCTGTGCCTCTCCCCATCAGAATGGGCTACCCAGTGAAGAGAGGAGTGCCTCCATCAAAAGAAGGCAACCTAGAGCTTATCAAG ATCCCCAATTTTTTGCATCTTACTCCTCCTGCAATTAAGAAGCACTGTGCTGCTCTCAAAG ATTTCTGCACTGAATGGCCAAGTGCTCTGGACAGTGATGAGAAATGTGAGCAGCATTTTCCCATTGAAGTTGAAACAGTAGATTATGTTTCTTCAGGGACTTCTATTCGGAATCCCAAAGCAAGAGTGGTGACCTTAAGA GTTAAACTTTCCAACCTGAATTTGGATGACCATGCAAAGAAGAAGCTGATTAAGCTCGTGGGAGAGCGGTACTGTCAGGAGACAGATGTGCTCACAATTACAACAGACAG GTGTCCCCTAAGAAGGCAGAACTATGATTATGGCATGCACCTGCTCACAGTTCTGTACCACGAATCCTGG aaaactGAGAAGTGGGAGAGTGAGAAGTCTGAGGAAGACATGGAAGAGTATATCTGGGAAAACAGTCAGTCTCAGAAAAATGCCTTGGACACCCTGCTTCGAATAAAAGCCTCAGAGAATGTCAGTAATGTCACtaaggaggagctgctggcatctgAGGTGGTTAAGAATTACAGAAACTCAGTCATTGCTCTTAAAAATGaaggtgaaacagaaagtaaCATATCTCAGTACAAGGAATCTGTGAAGAAACTACTGAATATACAAGCATGA
- the MRPS35 gene encoding small ribosomal subunit protein mS35 isoform X1: MAARAGRCCRAGLSGGALLSQALLSQALLSRAASGVPATPRWGRAALSSAPAVSGREGPQAREGSVRRRGRTPQFVRSAAPPRTERMAVDQDWSSVYPTAASFKPASVPLPIRMGYPVKRGVPPSKEGNLELIKIPNFLHLTPPAIKKHCAALKDFCTEWPSALDSDEKCEQHFPIEVETVDYVSSGTSIRNPKARVVTLRVKLSNLNLDDHAKKKLIKLVGERYCQETDVLTITTDRCPLRRQNYDYGMHLLTVLYHESWKTEKWESEKSEEDMEEYIWENSQSQKNALDTLLRIKASENVSNVTKEELLASEVVKNYRNSVIALKNEGETESNISQYKESVKKLLNIQA; this comes from the exons ATGGCGGCGCGGGCCGGGCGGTGCTGCCGGGCCGGGCTGAGCGGCGGGGCTctgctgtcccaggctctgctgtcccaggctctgcTGTCCCGGGCTGCCAGCGGGGTTCCAGCCACCCCTCGATGGGGACGCGCCGCTTTGTCGTCGGCGCCCGCGGTGagcggcagggaagggccgcaGGCTCGGGAAG GCTCAGTAAGGAGAAGAGGCAGGACACCACAGTTTGTAAGATCA GCTGCACCCCCCAGGACAGAGAGGATGGCTGTGGATCAGGACTGGAGCAGTGTGTACCCAACAGCAGCTTCCTTCAAACCTGCCTCTGTGCCTCTCCCCATCAGAATGGGCTACCCAGTGAAGAGAGGAGTGCCTCCATCAAAAGAAGGCAACCTAGAGCTTATCAAG ATCCCCAATTTTTTGCATCTTACTCCTCCTGCAATTAAGAAGCACTGTGCTGCTCTCAAAG ATTTCTGCACTGAATGGCCAAGTGCTCTGGACAGTGATGAGAAATGTGAGCAGCATTTTCCCATTGAAGTTGAAACAGTAGATTATGTTTCTTCAGGGACTTCTATTCGGAATCCCAAAGCAAGAGTGGTGACCTTAAGA GTTAAACTTTCCAACCTGAATTTGGATGACCATGCAAAGAAGAAGCTGATTAAGCTCGTGGGAGAGCGGTACTGTCAGGAGACAGATGTGCTCACAATTACAACAGACAG GTGTCCCCTAAGAAGGCAGAACTATGATTATGGCATGCACCTGCTCACAGTTCTGTACCACGAATCCTGG aaaactGAGAAGTGGGAGAGTGAGAAGTCTGAGGAAGACATGGAAGAGTATATCTGGGAAAACAGTCAGTCTCAGAAAAATGCCTTGGACACCCTGCTTCGAATAAAAGCCTCAGAGAATGTCAGTAATGTCACtaaggaggagctgctggcatctgAGGTGGTTAAGAATTACAGAAACTCAGTCATTGCTCTTAAAAATGaaggtgaaacagaaagtaaCATATCTCAGTACAAGGAATCTGTGAAGAAACTACTGAATATACAAGCATGA
- the LOC134417922 gene encoding probable G-protein coupled receptor 19, which yields MDNSSGPVLLFTLLLMQNTSSPKASSPPAGYEMAELPFPGASLSRNHSLVEYGLRPGEIAAASVVWGVLWLISVMGNFLVCSVIYRRRRTQSTPNYFVASMACADLVSSVGSAPFLLLQLSCGRWVLGSGVCRLVRYIQYLTPGVQMDVLFSISLYRCYTLIHPLNFRVCREKVKRMTLVSWLCGALFASPACYLYGSSSDHHCNFFLPSSELGVTSGVFHLSLLLLLIPSLLIIRCYQKLFTYIWRSGTEGTAGRRTMNLVLRRKVKTTKLFFIFVLNFLLSWLPFFMVQLWHPQETDYRKSSLLFLAITWISFSSSASKPILFYIYDANFRRGMIEICCMWKYPRTDIYTITASSRTAGNNHIIPAQPHQRLTCDAFNREVKEHELARPGESSPTNTFAKRVSLL from the coding sequence ATGGATAACAGCAGTGGTCCTGTTCTTCTCTTTACCTTGCTCCTGATGCAGAACACGAGCAGCCCCAAAGCCTCCTCCCCTCCTGCTGGCTATGAGATGGCAGAACTTCCATTCCCAGGAGCCAGCCTGAGCAGGAATCACTCTCTGGTAGAGTATGGGCTGAGGCCGGGGGAAATCGCAGCAGCCAGTGTGGTTTGGGGAGTGCTGTGGCTGATCTCTGTCATGGGAAACTTCCTGGTTTGCTCAGTGATCTACAGAAGGAGGAGGACACAGTCCACCCCCAACTACTTTGTGGCGTCCATGGCGTGTGCAGACCTGGTGAGCAGCGTGGGGAGCGCgcccttcctgctgctgcagctgagctgcGGGCGCTGGGTGCTGGGCAGCGGCGTGTGCCGGCTGGTCAGGTACATCCAGTACCTCACGCCCGGGGTCCAGATGGATGTGCTCTTCTCCATCAGCTTGTATCGATGCTACACTCTCATCCATCCCCTGAATTTCAGAGTTTGCAGGGAGAAAGTCAAGAGAATGACTCTGGTCTCTTGGCTGTGTGGTGCTCTGTTTGCATCACCAGCCTGTTATCTCTATGGCTCCAGCAGTGACCACCACTGCAACTTCTTCCTCCCCAGTTCTGAGCTAGGAGTCACCTCTGGTGTCTTCCACCTCTCATTGCTGTTGCTTTTGATCCCATCACTCCTTATTATCCGCTGCTACCAGAAACTCTTCACCTACATTTGGAGAAGTGGGACTGAAGGCACAGCTGGAAGGAGGACAATGAATCTTGTCTTAAGAAGAAAAGTGAAAACTACCAAGTTGTTTTTCATCTTTGTCTTGAATTTTCTTCTGTCCTGGCTGCCTTTCTTCATGGTACAGTTGTGGCACCCACAGGAAACAGACTACAGAAAGAGCTCCTTGCTTTTCCTGGCCATCACTTGGATCTCTTTCAGTTCCTCAGCCTCTAAACCAATCCTCTTCTACATCTATGATGCAAACTTCAGAAGAGGAATGATAGAAATTTGTTGCATGTGGAAATACCCCAGAACCGACATCTACACCATTACTGCCAGTTCCAGGACAGCTGGAAATAATCACATTATCCCAGCCCAACCTCACCAAAGACTCACCTGTGATGCTTTTAACAGAGAAGTAAAGGAGCATGAGCTTGCCAGGCCTGGTGAGTCCAGTCCCACAAACACATTTGCCAAGAGAGTTTCATTACTTTGA